The genomic window TTGGTAAGACAGTGCAGATCATTCCTCATATTACCAATGAAATAAAGGCCCGTATCCGCAGGGTTGCAGCCAAAAGTGGTGCTGATATCTGTCTGATTGAAGTCGGCGGGACGGTGGGTGACATTGAAAGTATGCCGTTCCTTGAAGCGGTGAGGCAGATGCACAGGGAGGAAGCCGAGGATGACATTATTTTCCTTCATGTAACCCTGGTTCCCATTGATGCCCAGGGAGACCAGAAAACAAAACCCACACAACACTCGGTCAAAGATCTGCGCCAGCTTGGTCTATCTCCGGATGTGATTGTCGCGCGATGTAAAAATCCTCTGCATGAAAGTACCCGTGCTAAAGTGTCCCTCTTCTGTGATGTTCCAAAGGAAGCCGTAGTAAGTGCCCATGATTCAAATGATATTTATGATGTCCCACTCCTGCTGGAAGAACAGGGACTTACAGGGTACATGATGCAAAGACTCGATCTGGTCACAACACAGCAAGACCATTCCTGGGAAGATATGGTCAAAAGAATGAATTCTGCGACCGGGGATGTCAGGCTTGCAATTGTTGGAAAATATACCAATCTTGAGGATTCCTATCTAAGTATAAGGGAATCCCTTAAACATGCAGCAATTGAAGTTGGATGCAAGGTAAGGACCGACTGGGTAAGTTCGGAATCCTTTGATGAAGACCCCGCGGCAATCAATACACTTCAGCAGTATGATGGTGTGCTTGTTCCTGGTGGTTTCGGGGAACGGGGTGTAGAAGGCAAGATCCAGGCGGTAAAGTTTGCCCGGGAAAATGATATTCCTTTCCTGGGGCTGTGTCTTGGTATGCAATTGTGTGTTATTGAGTTTGCACGGAATGTAGCGGGTATGGAAAATGCCAACAGTGCCGAATTCGATGAAAACACTCCTTATCCGGTAATTGACCTTTTGCCGGAACAGGAGAATATAGTAAATATGGGTGCCACAATGAGGCTTGGGGATTATGAGGCCATTCTCACAAAGGGTTCACTGGCAGAAAAAATCTATGGAACCGATACCATAGTCGAGCGCCATCGTCACCGGTATGAGGTAAATCCCAACTTTGTAGATAGGCTGGAAGAGAAGGGAATGGTATTTTCAGGGAAGAATCGCAATCGTATGGAAATAGCCGAAATACCTTCCCATAGTTTCTTTTTTGCTTCCCAGTTCCATCCTGAATTTCGCTCAAGACCCGGCAGGCCCTCTCCTCCTTTCAGGGCCTTTGTGGAAGCAATGTTTAAGAGAAAATAATTAACTCATATCTGCGGGTTCTGCTTTCATGTATTCCCTGAGGACAGTTGTTGCATAACTTCCCTTGGGCAGACAGAACTCCAGTGTAACTTTTTTCTTCCCTTCATTTAATTCGTCGTCAGCAATTGTGTAAGCCGGTTTGACATTCAACAGTATTTCCCTGCGCCTGCCCTTTGAGGTGATACGAGGAATCTCGGGAATATGGAAATCGTTCTGTTCAAAACCTGTCTGATGGAGTATTTCTTTTTCTATATTGCCCGGTGAGCTGTCCGTAAATTCGGTGGATGTGCCGACCAGCGGGGCCGTCACAAAAGCCCTGCCCCTGCGAATCAGATTATTTATTCCTTTTACCTTGGAGGATGTTACAGTTTCAAGCCGGGAGGTATCTGGCAGTCCCTGCTTATTCTTGAAGCACACAATATCACCTTCGACTGCTTCATTGAGGGGCAGTTTTCCCCGGATCCGTCTGCAGATTATCCGATTATAGATATATGACTGGCAGGCATGGACAAACATATTCCGCATGTTGGAACTCAATTCGCCGAATGCTCCGGCAAAGTCATCCGGATTATTCACAAGATAGTGCATCATTGCCCTTTCGTAGCGCAACTGAACCGGATATTCTTTCAGGCTTTCGATATAGTTGCGCTCCTTATAGAAACGGTCGCGTACAAGCTTTGTTTTCTCGTGCTCATCTGGAAAACTCAAACCAATATAATCTATTGCAGCTTTTTCAATATCTCCCCTTACTATTGATTCGCCCACAAGATGGGTGATGGGACGACGTGAGCCAAATCTCTGAATCCCGAAAAAGTTGGGTACTCCATCAAGTTTATTTATTGTGGAAGTGATATTCAGGAGTCTGTTATCAAGTTTTTCCTGTGGCAGGTCGATATCCCGGACAATGATTTTGAATTTATTTCCCACGAGGTCTCCCAAACCCACATCTTTGTTGGAGCGGCCCAGGACTTTCAGATCCACATCCTTAAGTTTTATTCTTTCAACGTCTTCTGTTTCAAGATCGTATATACTTATACGCTGGATGGTAAGTGCCCTTTTGTCCTTGGTACCGGCAAAACCAAACCTTTTGGAACTTATTCCCAGAATTCGGGACATATCCCTTATCAGGTGGTGGGTTTCCCAGTTTTTTTTCGTAAGTTCAAGAATCAGGTATTTTCCTTCCTTGCCTTCCTCCCTACCCGTGACTTCCTCAACAACAAAATCTTCACTAATTTGTTTTAACTTTCCGCCGATACCTTCTGTTTCCGTTACATAAAGGTCGATACCGGTTTGTTTTTCTATATCAGGCACTTGCATGGATAATCCTCATCTTGCGGCAATATCTATTACTGTTACATTTGTATTCCTGGTGTATGTCCAGCCGTTTTCTGTGGGAGCAGTTTCCACCGGCAGGCTTCCTGCATACATGCCTGCGGTCGGATCAAGAAGTAACCAGCAACCGTATTTATCGGTTGCATAATATACGGGCACGCACCCATAGTATTGCTCTATGGCCCCTGAGATACGATCGATGTCTTCATCTGTTCCGATGTAAACTGCCGCATAGGCATGTGTATCGGTCAGGTATATCCGGGATGTGCCCCCGATTGCTTCCACCAGGGAAGCCATTGTGATGGCGTAATCATCACAGTCTCCTGCCCCGATTTCCAGGGTCTCACCCGGGCCGACCCAGTAATCCGATCCCCGGGGATCGCTGATATAATCCACATCTTCTATCAAATTATCATACAGGGCACATACCTGGTGAATATTGTATTTGCCGGGGTACTCTTTTGCTGCTTTTGCAGCTTTGCTTCTGACCTGTGGGTCGGATGAATTGACAAGGGAGTTTATCTTATCGAAAAGATATGCCGGGTTGTAACTATATTGTGGATTTACTTCTGTAGCAGCAGCTCGGGTTTCGATTTCAATTGCGTCAAAATACTGCATCCCGTAATCGTGCCATTTACCTGATTCGGAAATTGCCATTATCTTTATGAAAGGCTCTGGTTTTATTGTCGTTTTGTCGGGTACGTCAAAACAGGCATATCCCAGTTCTTTTTCTTCTTTTGGGGGTATCAGGTATCCGCTTTCAAAATCGTATATGCCGTTTCCACTTGCCGGCCGGATGCCGTATCCATATACGTAAATTTCATTATTTCCCGTATTTGTGATGGTCATTGTGAGCATACCGGTATTTTTCCGGAAGGGTTCACCATAACTGTAAGCACTTGATATGCTGTAGCCGGGGGGCAGTATCTGACTTTGGGTGGGTTTATCGTCATATTCTGGATCAAGAACGTGTACTTGTGGGTATGTCAGGGTTTGGGTATCGGGTTCATAGGCAGTTTCCATACTTCTGTCATTGGAGATGGGAATGCTTTCTTGCAGAAGTTCCGGATTCTGGCCGCCGATATAGATCAGTATGCCAATCAGGGCTATCAGTAAAATGAAACCCTTTGTCCTCATTGTACCATCCTTTAAAGCAACTTCAGGGAACCGGTGATACGTTCTATGTCTTCATTTGTTGCGGGCCCTATGCCAAGAGCAGTGACAGTGCCCGGTTTAATCTCGGTCAGGCCGGCATCCTGTATCAGGGCGGTGGGAAGGTTCTGTGCCCGGGCGATTTCCCTTAACTCATAAAGGTCCCTTTCGGCAGGCACTTTGAGTACTACTTTTTTCTGTCCTTCAGCTTTCCATTTTGAATATATTTTGGAATCTGCCTTCTCGGATGCTGATACTGCAGCATGGGCCACCTGTACCGCAAGTTTGCCCTTTGATAGTTTCAGGTCCTGTCGGATCACAATACATTGTTTGCAGGTAAACATTTTAATGTCCTCTTTAGGAAATCAGGTCAGAGCCTTTCCATAAGGTGGTCTATTATCTTCTCTGCCGGATTTATCCCCCATGTTCTATAAATACCTGCCCCGGAAGGAGTTGCATTTACTTCCAGCACCATGTTACCGTCTTTTCCTTCGATCAGGTCAACTCCTGCATATTCGGCCCCTATTTTTTCACATGTGCGGATACACAGTTCTTCCTGTTCTTTTTCCAGCATACATTTTTCAGTATTTCCACCCTGGCTAAGATTGTTTAACCATCCCTTTTCCGCTTTCCTGTAGATAGCTCCGATTACTTCATCCCCCACAACAAAAGCACGTATGTCCCTGCCGGGATTTGCTATATATTTCTGGATGTATAACATCCCCCTTTCATTCATCATCCTGCTTACAAATCCCCTTACCGGTGTATCATCCATATTTCCATCTGGATAGATTATCTGTCCGTTCTTGATCCTGTATATTCCCATTCCTTTATACCCGAATACAGGCTTGATAATGGCGTCTTCAAATGATGCCAGGGTATTCATGGCACTTTCTGTATCCTGGACGCCTTTTGTGGGAGGTACCGGTATATTTGCTTCTGCCAGAAGGTATGTAGCATGATATTTGTTTGCAGCATTCTGGATTGATGCCGGTGAATTGATAACAGGTATCCCACAGCTTTCCAACTGGCGTAAAATATCAAACCTGAAAATGACTCCATCTCCATTGCCTCCGCCGGCATCCCTTGCAACGATGGCATCAAGGTCCTGCAGGTTTATGTCACCTGCGTGATAGGTTATGTTTGTCCCGATGGTCACTTCTGCATCGGCAAGATTAATCGGTATGGGGGTAATGCGGTTGTTGGATGTGGCTTCTATTAGAGATTTTGTGGTCCAGTCTTCAGGATCGGTAATGAGTATTCCTATGTTTTTCATCTGGATTTAATGTAATCCTGATCGGATAATTATGTTTTTGTCCCATGATTGGAAATATTAGTAAAAAATGGCATATCTTTAATCAGACATGCCCGATATCAGTATTTCCTGAAATTTCCGTGTTTGTGGTGCACAGGTCCTCTGTGCTTAATTTATGGACATCATCGTTGCCCGTCAACCGGGCAAAATCCTTCATTTCCTCCGTTGAAACTCTCAGGAA from Methanohalophilus halophilus includes these protein-coding regions:
- the pyrG gene encoding glutamine hydrolyzing CTP synthase: MKYIIITGGVMSGLGKGITAASVGRNLKNKGQKVTAIKIDPYINIDAGTMSPFQHGEVYVLKDGGEVDLDLGNYERYLDTELTWDHNLTTGKIYQSVIEKERRGEYLGKTVQIIPHITNEIKARIRRVAAKSGADICLIEVGGTVGDIESMPFLEAVRQMHREEAEDDIIFLHVTLVPIDAQGDQKTKPTQHSVKDLRQLGLSPDVIVARCKNPLHESTRAKVSLFCDVPKEAVVSAHDSNDIYDVPLLLEEQGLTGYMMQRLDLVTTQQDHSWEDMVKRMNSATGDVRLAIVGKYTNLEDSYLSIRESLKHAAIEVGCKVRTDWVSSESFDEDPAAINTLQQYDGVLVPGGFGERGVEGKIQAVKFARENDIPFLGLCLGMQLCVIEFARNVAGMENANSAEFDENTPYPVIDLLPEQENIVNMGATMRLGDYEAILTKGSLAEKIYGTDTIVERHRHRYEVNPNFVDRLEEKGMVFSGKNRNRMEIAEIPSHSFFFASQFHPEFRSRPGRPSPPFRAFVEAMFKRK
- the truD gene encoding tRNA pseudouridine(13) synthase TruD; the protein is MQVPDIEKQTGIDLYVTETEGIGGKLKQISEDFVVEEVTGREEGKEGKYLILELTKKNWETHHLIRDMSRILGISSKRFGFAGTKDKRALTIQRISIYDLETEDVERIKLKDVDLKVLGRSNKDVGLGDLVGNKFKIIVRDIDLPQEKLDNRLLNITSTINKLDGVPNFFGIQRFGSRRPITHLVGESIVRGDIEKAAIDYIGLSFPDEHEKTKLVRDRFYKERNYIESLKEYPVQLRYERAMMHYLVNNPDDFAGAFGELSSNMRNMFVHACQSYIYNRIICRRIRGKLPLNEAVEGDIVCFKNKQGLPDTSRLETVTSSKVKGINNLIRRGRAFVTAPLVGTSTEFTDSSPGNIEKEILHQTGFEQNDFHIPEIPRITSKGRRREILLNVKPAYTIADDELNEGKKKVTLEFCLPKGSYATTVLREYMKAEPADMS
- a CDS encoding transglutaminase-like domain-containing protein; the encoded protein is MRTKGFILLIALIGILIYIGGQNPELLQESIPISNDRSMETAYEPDTQTLTYPQVHVLDPEYDDKPTQSQILPPGYSISSAYSYGEPFRKNTGMLTMTITNTGNNEIYVYGYGIRPASGNGIYDFESGYLIPPKEEKELGYACFDVPDKTTIKPEPFIKIMAISESGKWHDYGMQYFDAIEIETRAAATEVNPQYSYNPAYLFDKINSLVNSSDPQVRSKAAKAAKEYPGKYNIHQVCALYDNLIEDVDYISDPRGSDYWVGPGETLEIGAGDCDDYAITMASLVEAIGGTSRIYLTDTHAYAAVYIGTDEDIDRISGAIEQYYGCVPVYYATDKYGCWLLLDPTAGMYAGSLPVETAPTENGWTYTRNTNVTVIDIAAR
- the pth2 gene encoding peptidyl-tRNA hydrolase Pth2 — protein: MFTCKQCIVIRQDLKLSKGKLAVQVAHAAVSASEKADSKIYSKWKAEGQKKVVLKVPAERDLYELREIARAQNLPTALIQDAGLTEIKPGTVTALGIGPATNEDIERITGSLKLL
- the mptN gene encoding tetrahydromethanopterin:alpha-L-glutamate ligase, with amino-acid sequence MKNIGILITDPEDWTTKSLIEATSNNRITPIPINLADAEVTIGTNITYHAGDINLQDLDAIVARDAGGGNGDGVIFRFDILRQLESCGIPVINSPASIQNAANKYHATYLLAEANIPVPPTKGVQDTESAMNTLASFEDAIIKPVFGYKGMGIYRIKNGQIIYPDGNMDDTPVRGFVSRMMNERGMLYIQKYIANPGRDIRAFVVGDEVIGAIYRKAEKGWLNNLSQGGNTEKCMLEKEQEELCIRTCEKIGAEYAGVDLIEGKDGNMVLEVNATPSGAGIYRTWGINPAEKIIDHLMERL